A window from Proteiniborus ethanoligenes encodes these proteins:
- a CDS encoding helix-turn-helix domain-containing protein: SSTMTKGRKTTYDERIEIVKYCIENQNNYADTAQHFQVSYPQVYSWVTKYENHGIEALQDKRGKRKSEDEMSEVEKLRAENKLLQAENRRKQMEIDFLKKLEEIERGR; the protein is encoded by the coding sequence TCATCAACCATGACTAAAGGACGTAAAACAACCTATGATGAACGAATAGAAATAGTAAAATACTGTATAGAAAATCAAAATAATTATGCTGATACTGCACAACACTTCCAAGTATCATATCCACAGGTATATTCATGGGTTACTAAATATGAAAACCATGGAATAGAAGCTCTTCAAGACAAAAGAGGTAAGAGAAAATCAGAAGATGAAATGTCGGAAGTAGAGAAGCTTAGAGCTGAGAATAAATTATTACAAGCAGAAAATAGAAGAAAACAAATGGAGATTGATTTCCTAAAAAAATTGGAAGAGATAGAAAGGGGGCGTTAA